Within Lytechinus pictus isolate F3 Inbred chromosome 7, Lp3.0, whole genome shotgun sequence, the genomic segment TCGccattcttttctctttccttcaaTTCCTTTCTAAGTTGTCTGTAttcatctctttctttctgaGTGCGATCTCTTGACATCTGAATTGATTTATCTAAGGGGGAATCAACACTTCTGTAACAGCGCAGGATTTCATCACGTGAGTCAGCTGTGCTCGTTATGACCTTCAGAGGACGACATACCTGCTCTGACTTTTTTCCAAGCCTGTATAATGCACGAATCTCAAAAGATTTCACCCCAAGAGATTGTCTAAAGATAGAATTTATCTGCTGAATATCATCCTGTTTTCTTGCTTCAGGATTGGCATTTTCAGACTCAGATAATCCGTAGATGATAAGattgtttttccttctttctctttcttcaaaATCATCTAGCTTGTATGATACTGACTTCTCCATCTTCTCTAATCTTTCCATGACCTTTTTAGTGGAACCAGATTGGACAGATTTACTTGACTCTGTGACATCATTTCTTACATCATCTATCCTCTTACACATTTGTTGATGCTTGTCTTTGCACTCTTGCTCATGATTTGAGAATACTTTTTTTCAAGCCAACTATATCTTGCTGTAGGCTTGCTTGTTGTGATTGTAGTTGAGTCATAATTTTAAGCATATTAGCAGCAGTAGCATTACATGTTCTACAATACCAGTGAATGACTTCTGCTTCTTCCTGGATAATTTCATAAAGTTTAGGAGAGACATTTTGGCAAGTACAGTGGAACCAGTAGTTGCAAACCTCACATTCCACAGCAGAATCTTCATCCATTACTATCAGATTACAGCTCCCACAGGagtaattatctttctttgccTTTCCTCCTCGAGCATCTGAATTTATACTCCCCTTGCGCGAAGCTCCTCTCCCTACACTTGTAGTTGATGTTTTACGACTTGccatattaataatatttatcTCTCAGATTACAAAAGCttttaagtaggcctatatcaatgTCGTCTGTAACTGTAAATTATGAAGGAGGGTGAAATACTTATGAAGGAGGGTGAAATACTTGAATTGGACCACTCAAAGAAAAAGAATACCGAAAGTCCAGCAACAGAAAAGATGCTTCTCTTATTCTTAACAAGCAAAAGAAAGTCATTCACATTCCACTTGAAGAATGTTCTAGTAGTAGTATGTTGACATAAAACTAAGTCAATTTTATACAAGTTTATCTCATTAAAACAGCTATTTCAactttttctccttttgtttTTCGTTGCAAAGAAATGAAACAGCTTCAACTAGCAGCTTGCAATATTGGTGCTTGTTTATAAAGTTTTCAACATCAgcacaaaaataaaacataagcTCCAAGTCAATCAAacaaaattcttcaaaaatctAAGATGCAGGCACACTGGAATACAAGTTTCAATTGTTATACTTGCAGTTAACTTGCCTGGTTGAAACAGGTCTGCTGATGGAGGGAGACTTAGCTTTGATGACAAACATTTGCACACATGTCATACCGTAGACGTAGTGTAACTGTGTTGACTTGATATAGGCAGAGTACACATTCAACATACACACGTGTATGTAAAACAGTATGGCGTGTCCTTCCACTTTGCAATGCAGATTCATGTAGATTCAAAATCCATATAATCCTCAGCAATCCTACAtccaatttgtatttttcttgcAGCAACCTTTTTTGGAATGTTTCTTATCacagttaaataaaaaatttcaaaaagaaatgaaaccaaaaagaataaaataaaagcaaaaaaataaactcAGGGAGCAACCGAGAGGCACGTCCTATCCCATCGCGCACTATGCTTAGAGCTGAGCATTTATTTTAGCTGactataatttacattattgaCCACTTTCTTATGCCTAATATGCatttaaacatacatttatCAACCTGACATACATTGCTTGACTAATAAATTTTGTACTCATTCATGCTACTTGTATCATTTACAGTTTCTTTCACAATGTGTGGTTGGAGCATCTTTAGAGGAGAGGGATGAAGAGGAAGATGCAGCCTCAATAACGAGTGACCAGTTGCCTCCCAAGGAAGGTGTATGGAAGGTCAGTGGTACACTAAAGGACCCTGAACATGAGAAGCCAGACTGGGTCCAAGAGATTCTCCATGtaagtcttcttttttttaaacctcatATGATTACATAAATTATGTATTGTTCTTTAGATTTTACATTCAATTCATATTtagtaatttttcattttttccaaattcatttttgtatttatttatcatctatttatttgtatttgtttatttacatatttattattctaataatttagaataaattgattaaatgaattatttgaTTCATATATTCCTTGATGTATTTTCAAAtccttttgtgttttattcaattccattaatctttttaaaagaatgataacaaaaatatctATGAATGTTAGATACTGATActgttttattcaaatatgGTGATATAATATGATACTGTTTGGATTCAAGTCTTGTTTTAATTATGTGATCATCAACTTACTATGAGTGTATCAAGATTTCAAGTAAATGAATCTGTTTGTCATGTCAACTCTATGTTTTATCAACTTATATTTATTAAGGATTCACCAATAATGTACTTTGCTTATGTTTTTAAGGTGGAGGAGAAGATTCAGATGTTGGAGCATCTAACCGAGTGCGATGTGGTAGTCTATGATATCACTGAAGACCCAGATCAGATTGATGAGGCATCATGGGCAGTATCAGGTGAAGATCAATGCAGTGATTACAATTAACATTTGTCATCAGAGAATTGCTGGAATATCCAGTTCAGTATACAATCATTGGGCAGATAAAGACCAATCGAGACATAACATTTTGATAAGTGTGTTTATGTGCTTTGTGTTCATTGTTTAGAATCCACTTGaaaaacattcctctgaaaatTGCAACTAAAATGTATTCAAAGACCTGCATTTAGCACATCCATCACTTTGATATAAATAGTGATAAAGGATAGAATTGGAAATCTTCATGTTTAAAAGATCTGTTAACTTAATAACAAATATCATATATAGCTAGCTGTGAACTGTTTGATTGTATGAGCTGCCACATTGAATTGTGTAGTGGTTATTAGTTTAGCAATGAATTACAAAGACAATGTTTTCCTTCAAGTTATTGCCTCTGGAGCTAGAAAGGATAGAAAAGGATAACAGATCTAGGAAGAGATtttcatcactttttttttgtctctgtTCCGTTTTTGTGACAATTCAGTTTGTAGTTCTCCATATTCATTCAAgataaatattaatatattattgAAGTGAAATGCAGTAGGTTTTATATAAATGTAAGAAGATGTAAGGAGCCtgtttataaatataatttgatattcatgTAAGATGTTAATggtctttttgtattttgtttttctctttgtaGCTATGCATGCAGAGTTGGATCGCTTTGAAACCCCAAAGATGTTTATTTTAATCTCAACAGTGATGACATGGGCTAAGAGCAAACCAGTTGACCCGGTATGtcctaatatatatttttccttttgaaTTAGTACTGATATTAAATTAATTTGAGCCAGTTAACaggattttgttttttttttttttctttcaaaagctTAGAGCAGACATCACAACTTTTGATTCTTTGTGTGGAGACAGTGTAGCAAAAATGTCTGAATATTGATTCTTAGATTGATGGATAGATAGTTTGATAGATGATTAGATAGATTAGGAATGgatgaaaattattgatagttTATTAATCTTTGAGGAATTCAAAATTGATATGATAAAattgacatttgaaagtttccGTGTAAACTgttacaatcataaaaaaaagacTATCAATCAGTCACAACAAAACCTGTTGCATTCTATGGAAGACAGAAACCTTCAGAAGCAGTGCTTCTATCAAAGGCAGTATATACTACTATTGACGTGGGCCCTGTAATACTGATAATGCcattaatatttcaatattaacaTGTACAttgatcataactttttttaatgctaTTGCTATTAACTTGCAGTCATGCTAAATTGTATGGTTGATGTGATTGTGATGATACATAGTTGTACAGTGTGTAATAATGTAAGTAATATGAGCAGTGACAAGTTTTGTAAAAGGTTCAATCTTTGCCATATatgttatattaaaaaaatgatttgttttaatttttaggATGATCCCGAAATCCCTTTCACAGAGGAAGATTACAGACGCCGCAAGCCACATCCTAATTTCAAGGGACATATCAGTGCTGAGAAGCTTGTTATCAAACTTGGCAAAACAGTAAGtgctcaaaatatatatttttttaatatacatgatTTGTCTTTACAAtagcaaaatgaaagaaaaaaaaatgattggtaTGTACAAGTACATGATTAGGATGTTATATTGATAAACAAATATACTATATTCATGTGAAGACCTGTTCAATCACAGGATATTTTTTTGTAGAACTGTCAATACGGGCATGAAACTATTCATAATTTTTCTGACATAAAACTTGTTGTTACATTTTAGAATCATACTCTTTGGTATGCCaaaattcatatcaaatttGACATACTGATCTAAAACGCAATGTACATTTGTGGAATTTGCTATATTTTTGTTAAAGTCTAGAAAAACTGACATATGATATATTATGGCACGGTAACTTCTTTCTTATTAAACATATTCCTTCATGACACAAGGCAATTGCTTGATGTAATTTATGCATGCTTTAATTGAAGACTAATGAGGTAATTGACAAGCTTTAGAAACATCAATGAAATAATCTATGACTAAAACATCAACAGTTATTATGAAGTATGAAATTACAAATGAATACTGATCAAGTGGTCAGTATGTGCATTTTCTTATTTGTGAAATAAGTTTGCAATGTCATCTGTTGAAATTGTGTAAAATGATAACAGTTGTTTGTGAGAGATATGTCATTCTCTCAAAAGAACTTCCAAAATTGCTTAAAGCAGGTTATTCTCATTTGAGACCCAACCCCAACCCCTCCCAAATATACCCTGTCACATGTTATAGCAATATTCTTTGACATGCTGAATACATATCTGCTTATGTTAATAAGCCTCTTACaagtactaaaaaaaaaaaagaagataattgACAAGTATTTGCATCTACACAGGGCCAACTTTCAGTTCACTTTTTTagatttgaaatatgtaatatatTTGAAGAAGATCTTGCTATAAAGTATATTTTCACTTCGAAGTGAAATATTGCTCTGATTGAATACAATATTTGAAGTAATGAATTCTTTAACTCtaatggaaaagaaaggaatgatACGTACCTAGTGTATAGAGCATTACATATTTAGAGTATACATAGAATAGTATTCATATAATGTAGAATGTTATGTAACTTACATATAGCTGAGAGCTGTATCCAGTATGTTTGCAGGTTCCATTGTATGGCTGCAGGATGAACTATTAACACTTTCCAACAATACAGTAGCTAACCCAAACACATTGAGAGAATGTCCATAGTTAATCTTGTGTTACAATGTGCTGTAGACAGATAGGAATCCCTCTGTCTTGTTGAACCACGTGTTAACAAAGTTATGAGTAATACAGTACATCTCTGGGTCACTGGCTTGCTCACTTTTAGCTCCTGATTATTTTAAAGGGTCATATTAGAGTTTTAATTGGATACAGGATATGGTGTTATTGCATACATTGTATTTATAGGAATCCTTTCTGGAGTACATTTTGAGAAGAGCATAACTCCTATCACGTGAAGGTGTAGTTCTGTGAACAGTAAAGCGTAGAATGCTCAAAGTAGAATCTCAAAGATTAGCAAAATCTTCTAAGAATTCagtaaaaatgtaagttttagTGGGGTATAATGAAAACTCTGTTTGTGAGTTTATTGTCAGCACAATTGGGTTGCTGAATATGTAACACAATTAAAGAGGAATTATAGCATTTATGTGGAGTATtgagttttgaaaatttgatttaaaaacataaatatagcCTGTTTTTAAACTTTGTATCCAACATTTGTGTACTTGCTAATTACCATTAACACTTATGACTTGCTAATGATACATTTCCAAAAAGGATACAGAAGGGGCATTCTATTATTTCTATAGAAGGTTAGAGATCAAAGACAATTTGCAATAAGTTACATATTTCCTAAACAATGCATCGCTTTTGGATCAAAATTTCAGATTTAAATCAGGCCAGACCaaggttttctttctttttaatgtttgcGTATCAGCATTTGTAATTTGATTCAGCATTGATCAGTGGCACATTTATCAGTATTGACCTCAATAGACAATGTTTGGCAAGTGCAACAAATGTTTATAATGTAAACATTCCTAGGTTATGTAGAACAGGGATTGAATATCTATCAACAGAGTAACAAATGTTTTCTTGAGATCAAGAGGGATTGCTTGCTATTGTATATGTCTTGTAATGAGTTGTTTTGGGAATGGAAAATTAGGTGCTATATTGTACAAATGATAAGTTATACACAAGTGTACCAGCAACAGAATACAAAAGTGGTATTTATTGAAGTCTGGTGTGTATGATGTAACACATGTGTGGTGTAAAAGAGAATTTGGTTTTTGCCTTTAGTTCGTGAAGGaaattacattatttcattccctgtttttgtttttgttgttattcaAGGTACATGTACCCTGTTCATATTTTGCAATTATATGAGTTGTTCTtcatagaaaatattcatttcagggatcaACTTGGTATTAATAGAACATTTAATCAAATCATTATTACATATACCAGTATTCAATTTCATAAACATTCtggttatttctttaatttacaAGCAAATTTTATATGCTTAATTTGGTAAAATGTGAAATGCCTATACTTGTAAATGTATtagaattcattcatttttttttattcatttggtTTTGTTTACCCAGGGTAACCCCGTTAGTGGACTAAGCACTGTTTTTCTTGGGGGCCCTGCAACAAGTAATAAACTTCATACTGTACAAGAGTCACAAACAGTgaaaaaattaacaaagaagaagaatacaATACATTCATAAAGACAGCCATTTGCATTGACCCAAGGTATTAATCAGCTTAGAAACATGATTTCACTTTATTTTCAGAACAAAGCCAAGTTTGTGACGTACGTAGTGGCTTCTGGGTTGACCTATGGAGCAGGAGAGAACATCTTTCACTATCTATTCAaggtaattttgtttttaaacttGGTATTTCATTAATCTCTTTAAATGATTACAACTTCATTTGATTATATAAATGTAATGTACAATATGATTTATTGACAGGATAAGTGATACATAgaaagttttcatattttttaatgttatttcatcatatttttgtgtgttatttgatagctatttaaaaaaaaatcatctgtaAAACTTATTGCTGCAACAAATTAATTGCTTTAACGATTAAATAAATTCAGTAAATAATCAATGCACTTTAATATCTGATCCAAATGGATTTGAAGAGACCATATATTTTaggtttttttaaattaacaataaggaaaaaaaatgaaaagacaaaatgaataaaaggaggaagaaaaagaagacaaaagCATATTTGATAAATTGAAAAGATATGACttgtttatataatttttatttttagaaaacccttttctataaaaaatattattcaaactgATTTTAAATCAGCTTGCTCTCCAACCCCAAAGCAAAGCAGGTAAAGCACCCTGGTATCATTATCAACCTTGTATCCTTACTATTGTTGTTTATTATACCCAGAACTTTTATCATCACTAGATCTCATaaccattattgttatttttaaaccattactttcatgtattaattaattatgttGTTTATAGACTTCCTGGCATGGTGAAGCTGATGCATTACAGTGCTTTGGTAATGGAATGAATATCCTTCCTACTATTCACATCAAGGATCTTGCAGGGtaagaacaatttttttgttctaAAGAAGAGGAAAGTCAaaggaaatgtaattttctttctctctatatCTTAAGTTTAACCATTAAAAAACTTAGCAAGACATCTTTAGTACTAgttatattttccttttctgtaGAATATAACATATTTTGTGTTCATAACATTTCTTGATTTTACTCTAGGACATGaaacttgtttgattttatttttgtgttaGTGTTGCATTTTCATTTACTTTGTTTACCATACACTTAGAGGTTTGCTTAACTGAATGAAAATTTATGCAAATCCTATCTATAAAATTAAATTTCTTCAATATTGAATGGGAATCTGTTGTCTCAGAAAATTTTTCTTATGCAGAGTTCATGAAATTCATGCCAATATGCTGTATGATATTTGCAGTGTTCCCCCACTCTAACACCAGGATCAAATTTAAAGCTATAAAACACAAGTTATGTTTTAATTGTGTAAAGAGTTGGTAGTTGCATTGTACTGTCACATGTGTATGTGGTAACTGGTATACTTTCTTCTTTTCGGGCAGAGTGATTCAGAACATTGCTGACAGTCGACCAAAGACGAGATACCTGGTAGCAGTAGATGATTCACAGTGCCCACTTGATGAAATAGTCAAGGTAAAGTTAATGCTAAAAAATACTCAAATACTGTTTGAGCCAGTAACTAAGTGTAGaaggcagtttataatcactcgcgtcgcgtgcgggttcgtaatcactcgcgttttgaatttttggcgatttttttatttcggtgcgatttttttttaacggtgtcttcaatgggacagacatgcagggaaaataaaatgaaattgaaattcgagtttcgttttaagccggcaattaagtgccttaaaataaaatgtactcgactactgttttaacataacaaacaagcaaatcagccatgtggctcaactaacttagaatagatctggacttctactgtgtcttatacgaggactccgagtcggaacttgccatatctgccacatcaatattacatcgtatcattcccatatgcggacatgcctgcatgcaatggccccaaggccgccggacccggccgcggtcggacacgacgtgcatcagtagcatggagcaagctaacgtgagtcgagctgagttagatcccacgttatatatgaagcgccgattgtaccaatattatatagaataattatttgttatataatcattattcattaaataataactattatttatatataatttacattctatttgtaaataattactattatataaaataacatttctaattatttatatataattccaagtaatacttcattatttgtaaataataatagttcgacattccattatttataaataatatcgatgtggcagatatggcaagttccgactcggagtcctcgtataagacacagtagaagtccggatctattcttagttagttgagccacatggctgatttgcttgtttgttatgttaaaacagtagtcgagtacatcttatttaaggcacttgccggcttaaaacgaaactcgaatttcaatttcattttattttcccagcgtgtttgtcccattgaagacaccgttagaaaaaaaatcgcaccgaaatgaaaaaaaaatcgccaaaaataaaaaacgcgtgtgattaccaacgcgacgcgagtgattaccaacgcgagtgaatataataagccgtGTAGAAAATAGTTTCATGAGTTATTCATAAACTGCTATACATGTTCAAGAGTCAAAGTTTCAGCGATGTTGATGGCATTATCGAAAATAGAAACACTGCAATAATTTGAGCGTATGCATTAATCAGCAAATGTATTCCATTTTGTCTTGCTTTTAATTGAAGTAATATTATTTAAGAATAGATGCAAGTAAGGAACTTCaactattaaaggagaatgaaactcttggagcaagttagcttttgtgaaagcagaaaaatccaagaataagatcaacaaaagtttgagtaaaataggactagcaatagaagagttatgagcatttgaatgtcgagatcactaatgctatggagatcctcccattggcaatgcgaccaagatctatgatgtcacagatgaacaactctccccttttggacactgaaaatataccccaaaacatctctttttgttcattctaatcatatgaaaaacgattcatcaatgatataatgttgtgaaacctctgtacttgtcctctcataaagagaacacctcaccttgtgatagactctataaaagtgagaatataagtgaaataagtactaaagtaataagggagttgtacgtgtgtgacatcacagatcttggtcgcattgccaatgggaggatctacatggcattagtgatctcgacattcaaatgctcataactttcttattactcattcaatcttcctcaaactttcaacaatttgtttcttttatttttctctttgatatggattcagctggtttcaagggtttcattctcctttaagtgtaTGATATGGTTATTATTTCATGTGGAAAGTGATTTTTCAAATGAGATGATGATTTTGAATCATCATCTTGGATTAATGGCTAGAATTGATTTTgtggaatatatatatgtaacatTGTACTACTTTGATTGATATTTAGCAgcaaaaaatatcataattaagTTCATTGATTTGTGTGTTATCAGGAAAAATCTGTTCATTAATGCCACCAAATTTTAATACTGGAGCAACACAATTCATATCTTGTACTAAGCATTGTAAAGTTCTTAATGTTTATTAGTAAATAACAATGTAtgtattgttttctttatttgattGTAGTGTGTGAGTCAAAGTCTTGGCAATGGAAAGATCAAGTATATCACCAAAGAGGATGCTCTCCTCAGCAAAAGTCTGTCAGTGAGTATGATTAttggtattttattaacatgtttttatacgcccgtctcgacgggacgtattatggtatcacgctcggtgtccgtccgtccgttaacttttccttgtaaacgcgataacttcagtttaacttattCTAGGcacatataatttggtgtgtataataCTAGCATCAATCtgaggaagcctattgattttgaggtcaaaaggtcaaaggtcaaggtcacagtgacctATTTTCAtcgtacccttctgcagtccttgtaaacgggataacttcagttgaacttaacctaggctcatataatttggtgtgtatgatactagcatgaatctcaggaagcctattgattttgaggtcaaaaggtcaaggtcacagtgacctATTTTCATCGTACCcgtctgcagtccttgtaaacgcgataacttcagttgaacttaacctaggctcatataatttggtgtgtatgatactagcatggatcccaggaagcctattgatttgaggtcaaaaggtcaaaggtcaaagtcacagtgacatattttcattgtacccttctgcagtccttgtaaacgtgttAATttcagttgaacttaacctaggctcatataaagTTTCAATAGATTTAACAATGTTTACTATTGAAGAGAGCCACTTTTCTTGCTGtgaaaatgtatgtttttttgCCTGACAGTCAAGTTTTCTAGAGAGAAGAGAGGGATATAGACAAGAATGAGAAGGGTTGGGATGGCAATGTAATGTGTTGATAGAAATATTCCgtcttaaactgcctcttttaacATTGCACCGTGATACATCTGTAACTATTCTAAAtataatttgtcattttttagcaAAGTGAGTTTGACACATTGCTGGTTGACCTGCGTGTAGATGGAGTGTATATCCGTGAGAACATGAACATCCGATGGGTAGCTGAGAGGGGTCTCATAGAAAGCATTCCAGAGATCATCAAGGAATACAAGACAACCAGGAAACTCTTGGTAGGTTCATAAATATATTCTTTGTAGGTAGTTATGCAGCAGACATACCAAGTATTGTGCCTTAGTCGCAATACTCCTGTATTAGTATTAGTGAAAGTAGCAGTAtaattagtagtagaagtattagtgTTAGAAGTAGCAGTGGTAGTACCtgcagtagtagtaggagtaccaGAACATTACGAAAATACCCCATTTGAGGCGTCACCGCAGTTTGGATCGCAAACTGCggttttagaccccatttttcatttgaaactctcatttttcatttgaacatttccaagccccgaaaaacccatcttggccaggtaatccccgttgtctcaatttcacctccacaggccagtaaagccaaggacgaaatgataaacaacagctgtgctattacgtaagacttctctgcctgtagaaggaccttcagaatgaaattattgtattcgatatttaatcacgtttccaaaggcatattgtattcagacatccaatattagtcctttttcaatttcgaacgaagaaaatcgacctcgaaataaggaaaataagcgaataaaaatTACGGTATGCTTTGCATGCAGGGACCACCCTCAGCGCTGCGACGCATCCCATAGTTTCTGTCCGTCCAGCAAGAAAATATGGGATGCATGCCGTTCACTCGCGCATTGATACAGTCCTAacgttcgaaaaaaaaaaaacagccagacagaaagagagaaggaaagaaagaaagaaagaaaggaaggaaggaaggaaggaaggaaggaaggaagaaaggaagaaagaagaaaaaagttgcACTTCACCGCGTGTATACACGGAACTCCATAGCAGGCTCTTAGACACGTAATCCATCGTGTGTGGCCCCGTGCTGTGACTGTATGTGCTGGGCTGtcgtgttatcttcggaccgaggtcaagaaacaggtgttttgatacttaaattgcttgctaGGGAGTTCAGGCTTAtagtacttggagaagagaattggtgaaaaagaaactggggtatagtgttctcaaatggaggtttttcgtcatgagtagtagcagcaacagcagcagcaagcAGCGGCGGCAGCAGTGGTAGTGGTAGAAGGTCAAGACCTATCAGTAGATGACTTTATTTGATTATGAAGGTGTTCAAAATTTTCTTGTTTATGAATCGGCTATTCTGTCAAATTAGCAGCACATCACTTTGTGAGGAATTTTAATATGAtgcttgtatatatatatatatagtgctGAACATTTACTTTATCAGGAGTCTTTAACATGAAAGATACAATCGATTGAGCCTAACTATATTGGTttctcctcccccctccctttgCTTCTCTATAAAGCCCATGAGAGCATGTGTCCTTGGTCCACCAGCCAGCGGGAAGACATCTATCGTAGCAGCTCTCTGTAAACACTACAAGCTTCATCACATCAAGATCAAGGATGTCATTGATGAGGCCATTGAAACACTGGTGAGTTAATCTGTTGTCTAATAGAACCAACAGGTCTTGTTATAAGGcctatgggaatcacagaattcagtagtcatgGGGTTAAGAGAATTTTTGAGATtgtttcacaaaagagttaacCTACCTGTGACAAAGAAAGTAAGTATATATAATGGTTTATTTTATTAACTTGTGATGGAGATTAATACGTACCTCTTCTAATTGtgtcattgtatttttcttaatgtcAACATCACTGCTTTTCTCTAGACATATTGATACTAGTAATTGACAATTCTGATGATGAATATgtgttgacctttgacctacagGAAAAGAGTGCTGCTCGTGCTGATGGTGATgagaatgaagatgatgatggcaagGCCCAGGAAGATCAGGAACTTCTTGATGCTATCATGGAGAGCAAACAATCAAACAATGGTCAGTATgagtaaaaaattatgattcttGATC encodes:
- the LOC129264821 gene encoding adenylate kinase 7-like gives rise to the protein MAESESESQEVSGTKRLFINHIDTYTGKAVSKFLSQCVVGASLEERDEEEDAASITSDQLPPKEGVWKVSGTLKDPEHEKPDWVQEILHVEEKIQMLEHLTECDVVVYDITEDPDQIDEASWAVSAMHAELDRFETPKMFILISTVMTWAKSKPVDPDDPEIPFTEEDYRRRKPHPNFKGHISAEKLVIKLGKTNKAKFVTYVVASGLTYGAGENIFHYLFKTSWHGEADALQCFGNGMNILPTIHIKDLAGVIQNIADSRPKTRYLVAVDDSQCPLDEIVKCVSQSLGNGKIKYITKEDALLSKSLSQSEFDTLLVDLRVDGVYIRENMNIRWVAERGLIESIPEIIKEYKTTRKLLPMRACVLGPPASGKTSIVAALCKHYKLHHIKIKDVIDEAIETLEKSAARADGDENEDDDGKAQEDQELLDAIMESKQSNNDRIEEQYIIRFYRDKLHSMPCQNQGFILDGFPKTIDQAKELFAVDEEEEQEDNGKMPVYDRATMPEFVISLDSTDDFLKQRIMNLPESVVAKTHNTEDGFNRRITEFRALNEEDTTVLNYFDELEIHPEHLDITKEADVENKNLMDQLIKNMGKPRNYGPTKEELEEMERLETEQRLKKEQEERENIERMEAEELALKEQRQAEWTSRLEEVKRQEKELLENQSIPLRNYLMKHVMPTLTQGLIECCKVRPDDAIDYLAEYIFRNNPQVD